The following coding sequences are from one Carassius auratus strain Wakin unplaced genomic scaffold, ASM336829v1 scaf_tig00214077, whole genome shotgun sequence window:
- the LOC113091131 gene encoding uncharacterized protein LOC113091131, whose protein sequence is MLTFETLLVKELQKQQSRAEFCDIVLQTRDVSVPVHSCVLSAFSPWLCGALSAMPSPRSGQRRLIEVQAVEACTLLSLVSLLYSGQLNEDKEEVLSAACKLGIDIPQQVAKRPGTERNTQTECVKEVAERECQTETVPSERQNPKETIESVHLIGTSSWRTDQGLCTYTDGSDITLATLQNVQVNPENMPSFQVMDVVPETAIYPTASGPPCLPQVYECPPSASYQQPPTPLPPHPYPSHSTNVETLSNEGQSALGRVSEGEGCVLEAFARFENNIPGYINYFIDTNIAQGAVQRDQSQRGIRGDVKTEGRATRVRRAVARGGFALKGEGLSICKREQNMNRCGRVARSAWMGQGGGRTGSMLNTRQMFKNHERLKRRRQGRGATKEEGERGRSSSRGRPRQRQKGSRGRLVEPVRQETAPPRGGRRGRPRKHPLPEPDVSQNFSRISPPDQKTMNPSAPSLMHTAALPAANQSGLTQPMDWLIDDVIAQLPFIPNNQNGITTTATVDSNMDHPRTQSSVKLTDLGITQPQSEGELSDILDSFLRTFEQHVSVCDSDVQDGMAPNITDGTQTCGQSSQNYTVHTHTSNAHATSMTTTTQGSKASLSKNGPRGSSARRPQKPSCFWQVSGVEMEKSTGQHSEQRLKYGRMTRSQSRKRKLDVIEELPRRDELLAKRKKKRKKEQLEKMRVKASLPKKKKRKKTSRLHSEEKCSGSTADSSCSVTSALRKVINPVSGNNMKNATQTTKILQKPLDRSISSELNAHTESSLVKQKQVGRPKRDTTKSLLEGGTLKVQCITESSRPKQSDTKNKSTGTRPALSAFEIMKKILGNQHKREEEQKGEDNTMWTVKKQKVKESLTTAQVCGAEVNMTENKEKNARIRDEGHNNSRINQKDEETSGRMKEAANQKNILLQQNLPSADGGTMSKGERLMEDSYSNGRFESADSLNDSPLQRCSTEGLMLKNTTDMHFVSHALVPTTPLEKLRNTQGSIASSEEDEDVDVVEVSSSLSESFPVLPITADVVLSTEEGDSDEDDEIDVISLGSN, encoded by the exons ATGTTGACGTTCGAGACGCTTCTGGTGAAAGAGCTCCAAAAACAGCAGAGCAGGGCAGAGTTCTGTGACATTGTGCTGCAGACCCGAG ATGTGTCTGTGCCTGTACACAGCTGTGTGTTGTCTGCCTTCAGTCCTTGGCTCTGTGGGGCTCTGTCAGCCATGCCATCCCCCCGGAGTGGACAGAGGAGACTGATTGAAGTCCAAGCTGTGGAGGCCTGTACGCTGCTCAGTCTGGTCAGTCTGCTGTACTCAGGTCAGCTGAACGAGGACAAAGAGGAAGTCCTATCGGCAGCCTGCAAACTAGGCATCGACATACCTCAGCAAGTAGCAAAGAGGCCGGGAACTGAGCGAAACACACAGACGGAGTGCGTGAAAGAGGTGGCGGAGAGAGAGTGTCAAACTGAGACTGTCCCTTCTGAACGTCAAAACCCCAAAGAGACCATTGAAAGTGTTCATTTGATTGGCACGTCATCATGGAGGACCGATCAGGGGCTCTGCACGTACACGGATGGCTCTGACATCACCCTGGCCACACTACAAAACGTCCAGGTTAATCCAGAGAACATGCCTTCCTTTCAAGTCATGGATGTGGTCCCTGAAACCGCTATATATCCCACAGCAAGTGGACCGCCCTGCTTGCCCCAGGTCTACGAATGTCCCCCTTCAGCTTCATACCAACAGCCTCCAACCCCACTGCCACCTCACCCCTACCCTTCTCATAGTACAAATGTTGAGACATTGTCCAATGAAGGCCAGTCAGCTTTGGGGCGTGTTTCAGAGGGTGAGGGGTGTGTTTTAGAAGCATTTGCACGGTTTGAGAACAATATCCCAGGTTATATCAATTACTTTATTGACACCAACATTGCACAGGGTGCAGTACAGAGGGATCAGAGTCAGAGAGGAATTAGAGGGGACGTCAAAACTGAAGGAAGGGCGACGAGGGTGCGTAGGGCGGTGGCACGTGGAGGATTTGCTCTGAAGGGAGAAGGGTTGAGTATTTGTAAAAGAGAGCAAAACATGAATAGGTGTGGACGAGTGGCGAGGTCGGCCTGGATGGGGCAAGGTGGGGGTAGAACTGGCAGCATGCTAAACACCAGACAAATGTTCAAGAATCACGAGAGGCTTAAACGGAGACGACAAGGCAGAGGAGCGACGAAAGAGGAAGGAGAGAGAGGCAGGTCTTCATCAAGGGGGAGACCCAGGCAGAGACAGAAAGGGAGCAGAGGCAGATTGGTAGAACCAGTGCGACAG GAAACAGCTCCACCTCGAGGAGGGCGAAGAGGTCGCCCCCGCAAACATCCCTTGCCCGAACCAGATGTTTCCCAAAATTTCAGTAGAATTTCACCCCCTGATCAAAAAACCATGAACCCTTCAGCTCCATCCCTGATGCACACCGCTGCTCtcccagcagccaatcagagcggcCTCACTCAGCCAATGGACTGGCTTATAGATGACGTCATCGCGCAGCTCCCATTTATTCCCAACAATCAAAATGGAATAACGACTACTGCAACTGTAGATTCCAACATGGATCATCCAAGAACACAGTCCTCAGTTAAGCTCACGGATCTGGGTATAACCCAGCCACAGTCTGAAGGTGAGCTGTCTGACATACTTGATAGTTTTCTGAGAACGTTTGAGCAACACGTTAGTGTATGCGATTCAGACGTTCAAGATGGGATGGCACCTAACATAACAGATGGAACCCAGACCTGTGGACAGTCCTCACAGAATTacacagtccacacacacacatcaaatgcACATGCCACTTCTATGACCACAACAACACAGGGATCAAAAGCCTCATTATCCAAGAACGGACCACGAGGATCATCTGCCCGTAGACCACAGAAGCCGTCATGTTTTTGGCAGGTGTCAGGTGTGGAAATGGAGAAATCAACAGGACAGCACAGTGAACAGAGGCTGAAATATGGCAGGATGACCAGAAGCCAGAGTAGGAAGAGGAAGCTGGATGTTATTGAAGAACTGCCTAGGAGAGACGAGCTTCTAGCCAAACGGAAGAAAAAACGGAAAAAAGAACAGTTAGAGAAGATGAGGGTAAAGGCTTCGCTAccaaagaagaaaaagagaaagaaaactagCAGGCTGCATAGTGAAGAAAAGTGCAGCGGCAGCACAGCTGACTCGAGCTGCAGTGTTACGAGTGCTTTAAGGAAAGTCATAAACCCGGTTAGTGGCAACAACATGAAGAATGCCACACAAACAACAAAGATATTACAGAAGCCTTTGGATCGGTCAATATCTTCAGAGTTGAATGCTCACACAGAGTCCAGTCTTGTTAAACAGAAACAAGTGGGACGTCCTAAAAGAGACACAACTAAATCTCTTCTAGAAGGAGGTACGTTAAAGGTGCAGTGCATTACAGAGAGTTCACGACCCAAGCAATCAGACACGAAGAATAAATCCACTGGGACCCGTCCAGCTCTTTCTGCTTTTGAGATAATGAAAAAGATCTTGGGAAATCAGCATAAAAGAGAGGAAGAGCAAAAAGGAGAAGATAACACAATGTGGACTGTGAAAAAACAGAAAGTAAAGGAGAGCTTGACAACTGCACAAGTATGTGGAGCTGAGGTGAACATGACAGAGAATAAAGAGAAGAATGCTAGAATCAGGGATGAGGGGCACAATAATAGCAGAATAAACCAAAAAGATGAGGAAACAAGTGGGAGGATGAAAGAGGCTGCCAATCAGAAGAACATTCTTCTTCAGCAGAATCTGCCTTCAGCTGATG GTGGCACCATGTCAAAAGGAGAGAGGCTGATGGAGGACAGCTACAGCAATGGAAGATTTGAGAGCGCTGACTCTCTCAATGATTCTCCTTTGCAAAGATGCAGCACAGAAGGCCTCATGCTTAAAAACACGACCGACATGCATTTTGTGTCACATGCACTAGTCCCCACCACACCGCTAGAGAAACTTAGAAACACACAAGGGTCA